Genomic segment of Candidatus Chlorohelix allophototropha:
ATACCTCTCGCTGGGTGATGTAATAAGTGTTTTTCATGGATTTATTTTTTCCTGTCCGAATCGCGCTTGTCCGACGAATCGGGTTCAATTAACTCGCCGTCTTCATTTTCGCTTAGGAAGGAAGGAGCCTGTTTGATTCCATTTTTGGAAACAGCAGGTGCGTCATCCAACTCCTCATCTTCTTCCTCTTCGCTTTCATCCAGATTTTCCTCTTGCTGGTTTTTGGTTTCGAACTCATCTTCGATAGGCAAATCTTCAGTAATAATTTTTACGAAGATTTCCTCAAGGGTAGGAACGGCAGTTTTAAGTTCTAACAAACCAAAGCCATTAGCGGTAAGAGCAGATACTATAGCCTCACGAGGGTCGCCACCGGGTTCTCCATCTACGGTGTACCGATTAATTGTTCCCGGTTCTACATCATCTTTTTGGTTGAGATTGGCTTGGGTTATACCGGGCAGACTTTGCAAAGTATGCAGAATTAACCCAGAATTCCCTCGTACTTCCAGTTGCAAACGTTCGCTCTCTTGCCCCTGTCTTTCCAGATTGGCTAGAGTATCATCAACCAGTACGCGCCCCTGATTAATAATAATTACCCGGTCGCACAAGGTGTTGACTTCTTGCAGGATGTGCGTACTGAGTATCATTGAGTGGTTTCCCGCCAAATTGCGAATAACATGGCGGATTTCGATTATCTGGCGCGGGTCTAAACCTACTGTTGGTTCGTCCAGAATAATTACGTCAGGGTTATGTACGATAGCTTGCGCTAACCCGACCCTTTGTCTGTAACCGCGTGAGAGTTTGCCTATTACCCGACCTGCCACATCGGAGATTCGGCACATATCAATCACTTCTGCGATTCGGCGACGGCGGTCACGGGATGGTACTCCTCTTAGCTTGGCAGTAAAATCCAAATATGCCTGTACGGTCATATCATTATAAAGGGGTACGGTTTCGGGCAAATAGCCTAACCGCTTTCGTACTTCTAGGGGGTTTTCGCTGACATCGAAGCCCGCAACTACCGCCCTGCCACCGCTGGCATTGAGGTATCCAGTAATCATGCGCATGGTAGTGGTTTTACCCGCGCCATTAGGCCCGAGCAAACCGACAATTTCGCCGCGTTCAACTTCGAAGCTGACTTCACGTACAACTTTACGGCGCCCGTAATACTTGGTTAAATTCTCGGCTTTAATCATTTTTTGATGAGCCTATCTTCTTGAAATTATAATTTTGCAAATTCGCAAAAAAGCTATCAAATTCTACAGAGGCGCAATAGGGGAGTCAAATAGAATATGGTTCTAATTCTTAAAATTTTGTAAAAAAGCTACAAATTTTATTCCACATCCGCCAAAATGCCGATTTGCTTGACAAAGTAAGTCAATCGGCTTATAATCCCCCGTCAAAGCGAAGTCGCTATTTTCCTTAACTTTTTACCATCTTTATACTCTCCTCGCCCGGTAGTGTCTGGTTAACCTATCGGCTGCAAAGCCCTGTTACAGGGTAGCTTACATGATTGTGTAAAGCTTAGTTAGTAGAATCAAACCACGTTTTTTAGTTAAGTTGGCTTCAGCTTTATCTAGTATTTTACTGGATTACTCGGCTGTAACAATTAAGAATGAGTTGTTCAAGGCAATTCAGGAGGAGAAATTCAAACAATGAATAGTGTGACCAGGAAATTCCGGTTGCTTGCTTTGCTGGTAGTTTCTTTCACCGTGATGGCTCTGTTGGCTGCTTGCGGCGACAATACTGCCACTCCAGTTCCCGCTACCACTGCCGCAGCTACTAAAGCAGCTACCACTGCTGCTGGCGCTACCACCGCTGCAGCTACCACTGCCGCTGGCGCTACTACTGCTGCCGGTGCTACTACTGCCGCTGGCGCTACTACTGCTGCTGGCGCTACTACCGCCGCTGCCGGTGCTACTAGCGGTACCATTCGCATTTACTCAAGCTTGCCGTTGACCGGTTCGAGCAAGGCTCAAGCCGAAACTTTAGTAAACGCCGCGAAATTGGCGCTGGATGACTTTACCGGCGGTACCGGCAAAATCGGTAATTTCACCATTGACTACGTGGCGTTGGATGATGCTACCGCTGCCAAAGGTCAGTGGGATGCCGATCAGGAAAAAGCAAACGCCAACAAGGCGCTGAATGATCCTGATGCAATGATCTACCTTGGTACTTTCAACTCCGGTGCTGCCAAAGTTTCTATCCCGTTGCTAAACCCTGCTAACATTGCGATGATCAGCCCTGCCAATACTTATCCGGGTCTAACCCGCGCTGCCAAAGGCGTGACTGAGCAAGGTGAGCCGGATGTATATTATCCTGCCAAGACTCGCAACTACTTCCGTGTAGTAACCGCGGACGATGTACAGGGTCCTGCCGATGTTGAGTTTATCAAGTCCTTAAACGCCAAGACCGTTTTCGTAATCGATGACTCCCAAGCTTATGGTAAGGGCGTTGCCGATGCAGTTGCTGCTACTTGCACCTCTGCTGGTCTGGATTGCAGCAATCGCGCTTCGATCACCGGTAAAGAAACCGACTACAAGTCTTTGGCTGCTACTGTCAAGTCCAAGAACCCAGATGCCATCTTCTTTGGTGGTATTACCCAGCAGCAGGCTGGTAAACTGGTAGCCGACATCCGCGCTGCCGGTATCAAGGCTCCTTTCATTGGTCCTGACGGTATTAACGAAGAAGCTTTCATCAAGGACGGTGGCGCTGCTGCTGAAGGCGTGTACTCCAGCATTGCCGGTACTCCTGATGACAAATTGCCTGCCAAAGGTCAAGACTTCCTGAAGCGCTACAAAGCCAAATACGGCAACGTAGAAGCCTACACCATTTACGGTTACGAGATGATGAGCGTCGCTTTGACCGCTATCAAGACCGCTGGCGTAAAGGATCGCAAGGCTATTCTAGCCGCTGTAGCTGCTACCAAGGATTTCGATGGCGTGCTCGGCAAGTGGAGCTTTGACAAGAACGGCGATACTACCCTGACCGACTTCGTGATCGATCAGGTCAAGGATGGCAAGTGGGTCAACTTCACCGTAGTGAAGCCGAAGTTCACTCCCGGTTCCTAATTGAATCTATAAGACAAGGGGACGGGCTTAATTGCCCGCCCCTTCTCTATTGCGATTTTGTTCTGGTCCCCTCACTGTGGAGTCTCGAAACGAACACTACTGCTCTCTGTCATATTTATGCAGTTTACTTGCTCGACATAATACTAGTGGAATAGGAAATACAATATAGGATGGAAATCATTGTAAAGCTTCTACTCCTCCTACTTTGGGCAGGATCAGGTGCTTATGGCGCACACCTGTTGGTAAAAAAGGGTTATAACGCGCGTTGGTTACGAACTGCCGCTTTTTATGCGCTGCCTGTTATAACCGTGCTTTATTTTATTTTCAACGCCATTCAGGATAATTCAACCCCCTGGCCCGCTAACCTACCCGGTTCATTATTGAATGTAGCCTTAACGGTTCTACTTATGGGCGTTAGCCCGGCAATTCTGATTGCTGCTTATATTCTGCCTGTTTATGATAAATCCGATCCAGTTCGGGCTGCTGTCCTACGCGAAACTATTTCTCAGAAACAGGGTTGGTTGGTGTTCGGTGGAATTGTTCTGATTTCGCTGATTTTACCGCTGATAGCAGAACAATTATTTAAAGAAGCTCCCCGCTATGATAGCGTAATAAGCGTAATTATTAACGGCTTATTGAGCGGTTCACTTTTTGCGCTGGTGGCACTTGGCTATACCCTAGTTTACGGTATCATTGAGTTGATTAACTTTGCACACGGCGATGTATTTATGATGGGATCGCTGGTGGGTTATGCCGTACTGACTACCTTATTGGGTGCCAAAGAAGGACGCCCGGTTAGCGCTAGTACTTCTGTATTTTTCGTGATATTTGCAGTATTGCTGGCAATTATTATTGCGATGGTGGTGTGCGGTTTGTTAAACTATTCAATCAATCGCATTGCTTACAAACGGTTGCGCAATGCTCCGCGCCTTGCCCCCTTAATTACTGCTATCGGGGTTTCGTTTATTCTGCAAAATATTGCATTGTATCTCAATAGCTCCACTCCCAAGAGCTACCCGCTGTTATTCCCTAACTCCTCCAGAGTGTCAAACGTTGACCTAATAAGTGACATTATCGGTCGAAACGATACCCTTATTACCTTTCCGGTAACCGCAATTCTGGTACTAGTCGGCGCTGGTGTCCTTTTACTGGGGTTACGCTATTTAATCAATAGCACCAGAACAGGGAAAGCGATGCGGGCGGTGGCACAAAATCGGGAAGCCGCAGCTTTGATGGGCATCAGTATTGAAGGCACTATAAGCTTCGCCTTTTTG
This window contains:
- a CDS encoding branched-chain amino acid ABC transporter permease, whose amino-acid sequence is MEIIVKLLLLLLWAGSGAYGAHLLVKKGYNARWLRTAAFYALPVITVLYFIFNAIQDNSTPWPANLPGSLLNVALTVLLMGVSPAILIAAYILPVYDKSDPVRAAVLRETISQKQGWLVFGGIVLISLILPLIAEQLFKEAPRYDSVISVIINGLLSGSLFALVALGYTLVYGIIELINFAHGDVFMMGSLVGYAVLTTLLGAKEGRPVSASTSVFFVIFAVLLAIIIAMVVCGLLNYSINRIAYKRLRNAPRLAPLITAIGVSFILQNIALYLNSSTPKSYPLLFPNSSRVSNVDLISDIIGRNDTLITFPVTAILVLVGAGVLLLGLRYLINSTRTGKAMRAVAQNREAAALMGISIEGTISFAFLLGGALAGAAGVIYGIYQVQGTVRYDLGFVNGLFAFTAAVLGGIGNVNGAVLGGLFIGLIYSISQSSVFQLTFNYLNLSVWAAVSVFVILVLVMVFRPTGILGDNVQEKV
- a CDS encoding ABC transporter ATP-binding protein, which encodes MIKAENLTKYYGRRKVVREVSFEVERGEIVGLLGPNGAGKTTTMRMITGYLNASGGRAVVAGFDVSENPLEVRKRLGYLPETVPLYNDMTVQAYLDFTAKLRGVPSRDRRRRIAEVIDMCRISDVAGRVIGKLSRGYRQRVGLAQAIVHNPDVIILDEPTVGLDPRQIIEIRHVIRNLAGNHSMILSTHILQEVNTLCDRVIIINQGRVLVDDTLANLERQGQESERLQLEVRGNSGLILHTLQSLPGITQANLNQKDDVEPGTINRYTVDGEPGGDPREAIVSALTANGFGLLELKTAVPTLEEIFVKIITEDLPIEDEFETKNQQEENLDESEEEEDEELDDAPAVSKNGIKQAPSFLSENEDGELIEPDSSDKRDSDRKK
- a CDS encoding branched-chain amino acid ABC transporter substrate-binding protein; its protein translation is MNSVTRKFRLLALLVVSFTVMALLAACGDNTATPVPATTAAATKAATTAAGATTAAATTAAGATTAAGATTAAGATTAAGATTAAAGATSGTIRIYSSLPLTGSSKAQAETLVNAAKLALDDFTGGTGKIGNFTIDYVALDDATAAKGQWDADQEKANANKALNDPDAMIYLGTFNSGAAKVSIPLLNPANIAMISPANTYPGLTRAAKGVTEQGEPDVYYPAKTRNYFRVVTADDVQGPADVEFIKSLNAKTVFVIDDSQAYGKGVADAVAATCTSAGLDCSNRASITGKETDYKSLAATVKSKNPDAIFFGGITQQQAGKLVADIRAAGIKAPFIGPDGINEEAFIKDGGAAAEGVYSSIAGTPDDKLPAKGQDFLKRYKAKYGNVEAYTIYGYEMMSVALTAIKTAGVKDRKAILAAVAATKDFDGVLGKWSFDKNGDTTLTDFVIDQVKDGKWVNFTVVKPKFTPGS